A part of Quatrionicoccus australiensis genomic DNA contains:
- a CDS encoding DUF5681 domain-containing protein codes for MTSVRFQPGQSGNPAGRPKGIPTKAQKYRAAIEDHVEDIIKALVRQAKAGDVSAASLLLSRALPPLRPESQAQSIQATATSLVERAEEITAATLAGEIPSSVAADLMGVLSGLARVTEVEDLAKRMDELEDRMK; via the coding sequence ATGACCTCCGTTCGTTTTCAACCTGGTCAATCTGGCAACCCGGCCGGTCGCCCAAAAGGCATTCCGACCAAAGCGCAGAAGTACCGTGCCGCTATCGAGGATCATGTCGAGGACATAATTAAGGCGCTGGTCCGCCAGGCCAAGGCTGGTGATGTTTCGGCGGCATCACTGCTGCTTAGCCGGGCTCTCCCGCCTCTGCGGCCGGAGTCACAGGCCCAGTCGATCCAGGCAACGGCGACCAGCTTGGTCGAGCGTGCTGAGGAGATCACTGCCGCCACCCTGGCTGGCGAGATTCCGAGCAGTGTCGCCGCCGACTTGATGGGCGTCCTCAGCGGGCTGGCTCGCGTGACAGAGGTCGAGGATCTGGCCAAGCGCATGGACGAACTCGAGGATCGGATGAAATGA
- a CDS encoding helix-turn-helix domain-containing protein, with amino-acid sequence MTPEPRLDYLNFKQAADAFPGALNPNTMRCWLKRGSHGFPDIVSRIGSSLRIRRDHLEAFIDGKR; translated from the coding sequence ATGACCCCCGAGCCGCGTCTCGACTACTTGAACTTCAAGCAGGCCGCCGATGCATTCCCTGGTGCGCTGAATCCAAACACGATGCGGTGTTGGTTGAAGCGGGGCAGTCACGGATTTCCTGACATTGTCAGCCGTATTGGCAGCTCGCTTCGAATCCGCAGGGATCATCTGGAGGCGTTCATCGATGGGAAGCGATAG
- a CDS encoding integration host factor subunit beta, which yields MTKSELTSLLAARFPQLVRPDADMAVGEILGAISNTLRTGGRIEIRGFGVFCLSYRPPRTGRNPKTGEKVDVPGRYVPHFRAGKELREAVDAG from the coding sequence ATGACCAAGTCCGAACTCACCAGCCTGCTGGCAGCCCGCTTCCCTCAACTTGTCCGACCCGATGCTGACATGGCTGTCGGGGAGATTCTCGGAGCCATCAGCAACACGCTACGCACTGGCGGAAGAATCGAAATTCGTGGGTTCGGGGTGTTCTGTTTGAGCTATCGACCACCCCGTACCGGAAGAAATCCGAAGACCGGCGAGAAGGTCGATGTGCCTGGCCGGTATGTGCCGCATTTCCGGGCGGGGAAGGAATTGCGGGAAGCTGTGGACGCTGGGTGA